The Montipora capricornis isolate CH-2021 chromosome 1, ASM3666992v2, whole genome shotgun sequence genome contains a region encoding:
- the LOC138057764 gene encoding uncharacterized protein produces the protein MDRTQKMKAFKVWNNKRTIKKFVVGINCYEDLVTKGGEKLGVSAVKAVLEEDGTEIDNEYLEFLDPNNAIILLEQQENWTDKDNCNLPVSEGHGQLHETKKTPPVVPSGAKKQATITREMRLGPPIEEVKEEPVEEEVMKDAMIYGKNLAKPLSEYQIAVNKAAGKLALQSPVLLSNRGELYEKAREQVKVDGYSFKKGFSRSNSGTSSCSSSETETVSPKVKRAKRDKDERKREVDNLTTMVENVKGNLQFKQKRLEKAKTVHDYKQCDQLATEIRQLLKDKHDYEMQIAALQKSESKSSWYFKSKSKPKKADSRAMKGLNKTQSRLPQENKISFKSSPVTAVNSGNSTCINTKSAQRGMPSSLSTSEEGEEYHTEREKSMSDESKVTSPTGSERVEPPTAIEDAPSPTDTVILQGSTDEEDVRDFALTPPVTKELEGDLNIF, from the exons ATGGACAGAACGCAAAAG ATGAAAGCGTTTAAAGTATGGAACAACAAAAGGACAATTAAAAAATTTGTAGTTGGGATAAACTGTTACGAAGATTTGGTCACTAAAG GGGGTGAGAAACTGGGTGTAAGTGCTGTGAAGGCTGTTTTGGAAGAAGATGGAACAGAAATTGACAATGAGTACCTGGAGTTTCTTGACCCAAATAATGCAATCATACTGCTCGAGCAACAGGAGAACTGGACTGACAAAGATAATTGTAATCTTCCTGTTTCAGAAGGCCACG GCCAGTTACATGAAACTAAAAAGACTCCTCCTGTGGTGCCTTCAGGAGCCAAAAAGCAGGCAACAATTACAAGGGAAATGAGGTTGGGGCCTCCAATTGAG GAAGTTAAAGAGGAACCAGTTGAAGAAGAGGTGATGAAGGATGCTATGATTTATGGAAAGAATCTTGCAAAGCCCTTATCAGAATACCAAATAGCAGTAAACAAAGCAGCTGGAAAACTGGCCTTGCAAAGCCCAGTGTTACTCTCAAACAGAG gAGAGCTCTATGAGAAGGCAAGAGAACAAGTCAAAGTTGATGGATATTCATTCAAAAAGGGTTTCTCAAGATCCAATAGTGGTACAAGCAGCTGCAGCAGCAGTGAGACTGAAACTGTGTCTCCAAAAGTAAAACGGGCCAAGCGAgacaaagatgaaagaaaaagggaagTAGATAATTTAACAACAATGGTAGAGAATGTAAAAGGTAATTTGCAATTTAAGCAAAAGAGGCTAGAAAAAGCCAAGACAGTCCATGATTACAAACAATGTGATCAGTTAGCAACGGAAATAAGGCAGCTGTTAAAGGATAAACATGATTATGAAATGCAGATAGCAGCACTGCAAAAAAGTGAATCAAAGTCATCGTGGTATTTCAAGAGCAAGTCGAAACCAAAAAAAGCAGATTCAAGGGCTATGAAAGGTCTCAATAAAACTCAGTCGAGGTTGCCACAGGAGAATAAAATAAGTTTCAAATCATCGCCTGTAACtgcagttaattctgggaattCTACCTGTATCAACACAAAATCTGCTCAACGTGGTATGCCTTCTTCCTTAAGCACATCAGAAGAAGGAGAGGAATATCATACTGAAAGGGAAAAGTCAATGTCCGATGAAAGCAAGGTCACATCACCAACAGGATCAGAGAGAGTTGAACCTCCAACAGCCATAGAGGATGCCCCGTCACCTACAGACACGGTGATCTTACAGGGATCAACAGACGAGGAGGACGTTCGGGATTTTGCCTTGACCCCTCCAGTTACAAAGGAACTGGAGGGGGACTTGAACATCTTTTGA